One Argentina anserina chromosome 6, drPotAnse1.1, whole genome shotgun sequence genomic window, TCGACAGTGTTCTAATTTAGGTATTTCAAAGTTCGAAATGAAGCGAGCAAtatcaaaactagaaattaAGTACATAGTCGAACTAGAGTAAAGAAACGAACCATATCGAGATGTTCTTGTTTGGTTATTAAACACAAGCCCGCTGCCTATTTTGTCGAAAGTTGCTAAACACAATCCAAACGCAAACCCGTAATTGGTTCGAGACGAATTTCTTCGTTGGTGTTGTTGCGTCATTGTATTATTTGCCTTTTGGCTTTGAAACAAAGGGAAGCACATCAATGGTTGTTAGGTCTTCAATCAATCACAAAGTAAACCACTACAATAAGTTATGCTAATTTCCATAGTTTTGTAGTTATGCCGATTTCcatagttttgtttttgttcttgtaCATTCGAAAATTCCAGTTCATTCGAATTCCTCCTCTCACTCATCAATGGAGGGAAGAGCAATCAATAAAAGACAAGACTCTGTTGAGGAGCGTTGAACTAGGCCCTCCATTGAATTCGAAGACCAAAGTCTTCTCTAAATATAATACACCAAGCAATCACCTTTCCATTTCAggcttctctcttctctcttctctcttggTTTTGTCCACCTGGAACCAAGAATCTCATTCCTTCTCTGAGTTGAACATCACCATCCACCATGACATAAGACAAACATTAGTGGCAACGTCTGTGGACATTGCAATAAATAAAGGGGAAGCTTCTTTCTCTGCCTACGTTTTTTGTTCATTACCTTTTACCAACTGTTTCATCACCCCAAGAGACAAAACAAAGCCTCAAGTTCTCAACTGATATATTTTCAGACATCAAGCAGATCAAATCAAATTGTTGGTGCCCTTTTGAAAGTTCTGATCGTTACTGATTTGGGTAACGCTCCTTTCAATAAATAGTAAGTTTTCGTTTCATTTCGAAAGGGTGTTGCTTTGTTTGCTGTTTTATGTTTGAATGTTGTTGTTAAATCTCTTGAGGTGAGGGTCATATGAGATGTTATGGGTGTGTATAAAGCTTGGGAATTTGTGATGGGTTCTGCTTGTTTATGATTTCCTTGATCTTTTTTGGCTCAATcggttttgggttttgtgaTTCTTGAATTTCATTCTGTTTCTGGGTATATACATTTGACCAAAACCAGTCTTGCTACTTATTGTTTTCCCTTTTTGTTTGATATGATGAAGTTGGTGATTTCTTGGGTTATGATTTAGTATGTATGGGTTTTGCTAATTATTAGGTTCTTTGAGGTTAATCTGACGTTGATTTTGGGATATATTTCTGCTAGTGCCTTGTGGTCATGTAGATGGagaatgatgaagaagaagactcaTAATTGTTCTCTGTGGGTTAATGAGTTTGGTTTCAATTAGAGATTTTTAATAGTAATGGCAGTAAAGAACAGGGATATAAAACCTCTTCTAGTGAAATTTGGGGTGGCCTTGGCTCTCTCTTTTGCTGGATTTCTCTATTCTCGTTTTAGAACAAGAAGGATCAAGCCTTCTCAACCTCCTCCACGCTCCTCGGGTTCGTCTTCACCTTAGTTTGTTCCATTTCAGTTGAGCTCTCCTTTTATCATCTAAGTTTTATTTCGCAAACATTTTGGTTGTCTTTTGTTTATAGGTGAAGGAAGTGAAGCTGATAAGGGAGTAAGACCTCTGCAGAAGGATCTCCTTAATATCACCACCAGGAAAGCACACAATTCTCCCAAGGCTAGGATTTCATCTGAAAAACATGTATGTATTAGCTGATTCATCAAGTCTCAGATTTATTCTTGAAATGCTTAGCTTAATTTTCATGACTCAAGTTTATACCAGAACAACGAGTGTGTAGCTGGACAAGAAATTCGTAGTTACACATAAACTGACTTTTATAACTTCattcaaacaaaaataaaatgatgggTTTGGTTGGTGCATCTTGTTTTAGATATACAGAGGAAGAGAGCAAATATTTAGGAAAGCTCATTTTGCTTATTGATCGTGTTACACTTCCGGTTCTAGAATCAAATATTTAGtgttttcttaatttctcCTCCCCTCTGATTTCCCCTAATAGGTGTTGCAACCAATCAAAGAAGGTTGATGTGTTGATCGCAAGTGCATAACTCCTTCAtgcaataaattttaaatcttCCGCGTGCAAATTTTGTAGGAACTTTGACATCTTGTAATTACTAATCACacattcttttcatttcctatttctgtatgtatatttttttcatttctcaattacaatagggAATATATGCATAACTCATGTTCAAAGTCCAAATTATGTCTTATCAGATGCCTAGGAATGAGTTTACAGCCTAGTAtgaagaatcaaatcaatgattatgTTTCTACTGAATATTATTCattaatttctttaattttttttctttatgatCAGGAAGACACATACATGCCGAACGTTAGTGTTGATGGTTGTACATCTAGTATTTCTCCAAGCAGTAAACATATTGGAGTTAAAGATAATTTGCTCTTGCCAGAGTTTAATGATCTTGTGAAGGAATTTGACTTGGCCGCATTTCATCCAATGAAGAACGTTGAAGCTCCTAGGTCAGATGTGGAGACTCCAAAGGCATTTAGAACTTTAGAAAACGACGACTATGAGCTAGAAATTAGACAGCTCAGGGACATGGTTAGAAAACTTCGAGAGAGGGAACGGCATCTTGAGGTCCAGTTGCTAGAGTATTATGGCCTTAAAGAGCAGGAGACTGCTGTTTTGGAGCTCCAAAATCGATTGAAGATAAGCAGTATGGAGGGACAACTTTTCAGTCTCAAGATTGAGTCCTTACAGGCAGAAAACCGTAGACTAGAGGGGCAAGCTTCTGATCATGCAAAAGTGGTGGCTGAGCTTGAGGCTGCTCGGGCAAAAATTCGGACACTTAAAAAGAAACTCAGATCTGAAGCTGAACACAACAGAGAACAGATCTTAAATCTtaagaaaagagttgaaaattTGCAAGACAATGAAGCTGCTGCCTTCAATGCAGAGATTCAATTGAAGCTGAGAAGGCTAACAGATTTGGAGGGTGAGACAGAAGAGTTGCGAGCATCTAATTTGAAATTGCAACTTCATAATTCTGACTTGGCTCAGAGGTTGGAATCCGCACAAGTCCTAGCAAATTCTATTCTGGAAGATCCAGAGGTATAGATTACATCAACTGTTCTATTGTTTTTCCCTATCTTTGGTCATTATTTTTAATGACATATCATGACtgtgtatgttttttttacaGGTAGAAGCATTGAAAGAAGAGAGGGACTGcttatgtaataaccctaaattttagacaatgttagtttgatttggaattctataaaattttgaattttattagaatgaacgtatttggttgcgacgttagtaaacgagaaacggaaacgttctcggaacgtttaaattgaaaaacgttacatttcagtaacgtttatatcgacttttattccgtcgatcggttgcgaaaacttccttcacgaaagttgtagagctcgtcgatacgagtttgtggatatgtgacacgttcgaatcggacgtcgtacgtaaaagttattaacgacggaagttagtttccgatttggaaaagggtataaaaggaaagaactgaagggttagggtttccattttcggaaacccttcaccccgcctcccttttcccttttctctctctccccctcgcGATTTTCTCcctccccgagctctctctccctcactgacctcgccggcgatctccatCGCCATTCGACCGTGGCCTCCACCGCCTAGCGCAGGAGCACCGCACGGCCCTTCTCTGcagaccccgaggtcgacgcgTCTCCTCGCGATGTCGTTAACCTCCGCGCTCCAACCCGAGACCGCAAGCATCGCGCCACCATCGAGCACCACTTCGGCGACGCAAGGGCACGGGGGAGAGCTCCACGACGCCGATCCTCTCCCTTAGAGCCCTCCACTATCGACCCAGGGGCACCCAAGTCCTCCCCGAGGAATCGAAGGTCCACCTACGATCCGAGCGTTTCCGACATCAAATCGGAGGTTTTAACTGCGATTAAGGTATGATTTGTTGTTATTGATGGTTGGATGGTGATTGTGATGAATTTTGGGATCGAattgaggagatcggaggtgtgTGAGGAGgaagggttaccgccgcctagaggcggcgcgtggaggagcgtgggaggagtaggaggcggcctaggaccgtaggaaggaagaggggaaggAGGGGGAAAgtttggaggcggcggtggcgtgatacgcacCGTGGTttgcctcggcgcgtgggccccacgcgcggccggccggaggtggcgcgtgtgccacacgcgccgccgtgtgaggcggtgtaaatagttgactgaaagggtattttggtaatttactgtgtaatggtaaatgtaaatgtaaattttaattactacggtaaatgtaattaatttttaccttcggtaaatgtaattataatttactttcagtaaatgtaaaaagtaaattgtaaaaagggtaatttagtaaattttatttactgaaatt contains:
- the LOC126800794 gene encoding protein CHUP1, chloroplastic-like; its protein translation is MAVKNRDIKPLLVKFGVALALSFAGFLYSRFRTRRIKPSQPPPRSSGEGSEADKGVRPLQKDLLNITTRKAHNSPKARISSEKHEDTYMPNVSVDGCTSSISPSSKHIGVKDNLLLPEFNDLVKEFDLAAFHPMKNVEAPRSDVETPKAFRTLENDDYELEIRQLRDMVRKLRERERHLEVQLLEYYGLKEQETAVLELQNRLKISSMEGQLFSLKIESLQAENRRLEGQASDHAKVVAELEAARAKIRTLKKKLRSEAEHNREQILNLKKRVENLQDNEAAAFNAEIQLKLRRLTDLEGETEELRASNLKLQLHNSDLAQRLESAQVLANSILEDPEVEALKEERDCLCNNPKF